In the genome of Dermacentor silvarum isolate Dsil-2018 chromosome 1, BIME_Dsil_1.4, whole genome shotgun sequence, one region contains:
- the LOC119459015 gene encoding uncharacterized protein LOC119459015: MKITAGLLLLLALAAPHHCKRTKRWDESKGQNQEGWVRGTAGVDYPDYKEIPRTSFRCSQQPYEGMYADLEAQCQVYHVCHNGRKESFLCGPGTIFNQQIRACDYWYSFECDEAPNWYYLNAEVNVESPQPLQPLPGGTGGGAGGGGGGGRPGPAYLPGGTGGAAGGAGAPGAGGYPGSGGAGRYPGGSGSPGSGGYPGGPGGPGSGGAPGSGGYPGGAGGYPGGGAGRPGAGGYPGSGAKGPGAGGYPGSGAGRPGAGGYPGGGGYGSGAGPRPGSGRPGGKPAGGPGGPGGSGGYGSPGGLGGPGGPGGPGGYGGPSGPSGPSGPSGPSGPGGPGGSGGYGGPSGPGGPGGSGGYGGPSGPGGPGGPAGYGGPSGAGGPRGSGGYGSPSGPGGPGGPGGYGGPSGPGGPGGPGGPSGPKGPGGPKGPGGLGGSGGPGGPGGPGGYGGYGGPGAGAGAAPGGPGPYLAGGGPGSGSYPGAGATAPQGGSRPSAGGYGVVPSGPRPAPATYPGASGADAYPGAGAGPGASGAGSYSSTYSARSSYSSSSSFNTFTDSGSGGGYPDSVGTGAFPIAGTAIAVSPGSGGSVYGGYTKSTGGSSFHKKGPLELESPHSPGPGSTGFSKPGARRPISGGGFGGGGAYGGPQSFPGSGGYDTAHLSPIQGAQPGGGGAWQGPEYPSPNAGTGGGGGGYYTSDSGAYSGGSAYPGQDASGQLPGGAPQRPRGGGRGRRPQGGYGSPMMMGGAGGD; this comes from the exons ATGAAGATTACCGCGGGGCTCCTGCTCCTTCTGG CCCTTGCAGCACCTCATCACTGTAAACGG ACAAAACGATGGGACGAAAGCAAGGGGCAAAATCAGGAAGGCTGGGTTCGAGGTACCGCTGGTGTCGACTACCCCGACTACAAGGAAATTCCCCGCACAAGTTTTCGCTGCAGTCAGCAGCCGTACGAAGGCATGTACGCTGACTTGGAGGCGCAATGTCAG GTTTACCACGTGTGCCACAATGGCCGAAAGGAGAGCTTCCTGTGTGGACCAGGAACAATCTTCAACCAGCAGATCCGTGCCTGTGACTACTGGTACAGCTTCGAGTGCGACGAAGCACCCAACTGGTACTACCTAAACGCCGAAGTGAACGTTGAGAGTCCGCAGCCGCTGCAGCCTCTGCCCGGAGGCACTGGAGGTGGTGCAGGTGGTGGGGGCGGCGGAGGTCGTCCAGGACCAGCCTACCTGCCCGGCGGCACTGGCGGGGCAGCAGGAGGCGCAGGCGCGCCAGGCGCCGGAGGCTATCCTGGCTCGGGTGGCGCGGGTCGATACCCAGGAGGTTCCGGCTCTCCGGGGTCAGGCGGTTATCCCGGTGGCCCTGGGGGACCAGGTTCTGGAGGAGCTCCCGGTTCTGGTGGCTACCCTGGTGGTGCTGGTGGTTACCCTGGAGGAGGTGCCGGCCGGCCCGGTGCAGGAGGTTACCCAGGCTCTGGAGCTAAAGGACCTGGCGCTGGCGGATACCCTGGATCTGGAGCCGGTAGACCTGGTGCTGGCGGCTATCCAGGAGGGGGAGGCTACGGCTCTGGCGCTGGCCCTAGGCCGGGCTCTGGTAGACCCGGTGGAAAACCAGCTGGCGGACCTGGCGGTCCAGGGGGATCAGGCGGTTACGGTAGTCCTGGTGGCCTGGGAGGACCTGGTGGGCCCGGTGGTCCTGGTGGTTATGGTGGTCCCAGTGGTCCCAGTGGTCCCAGTGGTCCCAGCGGTCCCAGTGGTCCTGGAGGCCCCGGAGGATCTGGTGGTTACGGTGGTCCCAGTGGTCCCGGTGGCCCCGGAGGATCAGGCGGTTACGGTGGTCCGAGTGGGCCCGGTGGTCCCGGAGGTCCCGCTGGTTATGGTGGTCCGAGTGGTGCCGGCGGTCCCAGAGGGTCTGGCGGTTACGGTAGCCCTAGTGGTCCAGGAGGTCCTGGAGGTCCTGGAGGTTACGGTGGTCCCAGTGGCCCCGGTGGTCCTGGTGGACCTGGGGGTCCTAGTGGTCCGAAAGGACCAGGTGGTCCCAAGGGACCAGGGGGCCTCGGAGGGTCTGGAGGTCCTGGTGGTCCAGGAGGCCCCGGTGGTTATGGAGGCTACGGAGGACCTGGAGCAGGTGCTGGAGCCGCACCTGGTGGCCCTGGCCCATACTTGGCGGGTGGTGGTCCTGGTTCTGGGTCTTATCCCGGCGCTGGTGCCACGGCTCCCCAAGGTGGATCGCGCCCTTCGGCTGGTGGATATGGTGTCGTTCCATCTGGGCCTCGCCCGGCGCCGGCCACGTATCCAGGTGCATCAGGAGCCGATGCCTATCCGGGCGCAGGCGCCGGTCCAGGCGCATCAGGAGCCGGTAGCTATTCCTCCACCTACAGTGCACGCTCTTCGTACTCCTCCTCAAGCTCTTTCAACACCTTTACCGATTCGGGCAGTGGTGGTGGCTATCCTGACTCTGTCGGCACGGGCGCGTTTCCTATAGCTGGAACAGCAATCGCCGTGTCTCCGGGATCAGGCGGTAGCGTCTACGGCGGTTACACCAAGTCGACAGGTGGCTCTTCTTTCCACAAAAAGGGCCCTCTCGAGCTCGAGTCACCGCATTCGCCTGGTCCCGGCTCGACCGGCTTTTCTAAACCGGGTGCCCGGCGACCGATTAGTGGTGGTGGGTTTGGTGGTGGCGGTGCTTATGGCGGGCCCCAGTCTTTTCCGGGGTCCGGCGGATATGACACGGCACATTTGTCGCCGATTCAAGGTGCACAACCCGGAGGAGGCGGAGCGTGGCAGGGACCTGAGTACCCGAGCCCCAATGCTGGCactggtggcggcggtggtggctacTACACGTCCGACAGCGGGGCCTACTCGGGCGGTTCCGCATACCCCGGACAGGACGCTTCCGGCCAGCTACCCGGCGGTGCTCCCCAGAGGCCGCGAGGAGGAGGTCGGGGCCGCAGGCCGCAGGGTGGCTACGGGTCACCTATGATGATGGGCGGCGCCGGCGGTGACTGA